One Enterococcus silesiacus genomic window carries:
- the alaS gene encoding alanine--tRNA ligase (Catalyzes a two-step reaction, first charging an alanyl molecule by linking its carboxyl group to the alpha-phosphate of ATP, followed by transfer of the aminoacyl-adenylate to its tRNA) has protein sequence MKQLSSSQVRQMYLDFFKSKGHSVEPSASLVPVNDPTLLWINSGVATLKKYFDGSVVPENPRITNAQKSIRTNDIENVGKTARHHTMFEMLGNFSIGDYFKNEAIHWAWEFLTSPEWMAFDPEKLYVTVYPKDTEAKRIWHEEVGLSMDHIIDIEDNFWDIGAGPCGPDSEIFYDRGESFNDVAEDDPENYPGGENERYLEIWNLVFSEFNHQADDTYEPLPHKNIDTGMGLERMVSIVQNAPTNFETDLFMPIIHAVEKLSGQVTYGQSPQTDISFKVIADHIRALSFAIGDGALPSNEGRGYVLRRLLRRAVMHGKKLGINEAFLYKLVPVVGDVMVSYYPEVLQQKEFIEKVVRTEEERFHETINEGLDILNELITKVKAANEATLNGKEIFKLYDTYGFPVELTEEVAEDSGLKVDHAGFEKEMEAQRERARSARSKATSMGVQSAVLTDIKVESTFVGYSNLEATSKLLIILKDEEILSKLSEGTAQLIFAETPFYAEMGGQVADHGTIKDEKGTIVAHVENVLKAPNGQFLHTVQVTGKLVEGAIYELQVDEKMRNRILKNHTATHLLHRALKDILGDHANQAGSLVAPGHLRFDFTHFGQVTPEELVQMEAIVNEKIWEAIPVETVETDIDTAKNMGAMALFGEKYGKEVRVVNIGGYSIELCGGTHVTNTEDIGIFKIVSESGIGAGVRRIEAVTSKEAYELMNEEEKQLKTIAGIVKSPRLKEVVSKTEQLQQQLRDLQKENEQLAGKLANQQAGDIFKDIKEINGTTYIAAQVNVKDMNQLRQLADQWKQKELSDVLVLATAQEDKVSLLAAMSKAANEKGLKAGDLIKTIAPKVGGGGGGRPDMAQAGGKNPAGITDALNEVGNWLAN, from the coding sequence ATGAAACAATTATCAAGTAGTCAAGTTCGTCAAATGTATTTAGACTTTTTCAAATCAAAAGGGCACTCTGTGGAGCCAAGTGCTTCTTTAGTACCAGTCAATGATCCAACCTTATTATGGATCAACTCAGGTGTTGCGACATTGAAGAAATATTTTGATGGCTCAGTCGTTCCAGAAAATCCAAGAATCACAAATGCGCAAAAATCGATTCGTACCAATGATATCGAAAATGTTGGGAAAACAGCGCGTCACCATACTATGTTTGAAATGTTAGGAAACTTTTCAATTGGTGATTATTTTAAAAATGAAGCGATCCACTGGGCGTGGGAATTTTTAACGTCTCCTGAATGGATGGCCTTTGATCCTGAAAAATTATATGTAACAGTTTATCCAAAAGATACAGAAGCAAAACGTATTTGGCATGAAGAAGTTGGTTTATCAATGGATCATATCATCGATATCGAAGATAATTTCTGGGATATTGGTGCAGGTCCTTGTGGTCCGGATTCTGAAATTTTCTATGATCGCGGTGAGTCATTTAACGATGTAGCCGAAGATGATCCAGAAAATTATCCTGGTGGCGAAAATGAACGTTATTTAGAGATTTGGAACTTAGTATTCTCTGAGTTTAACCACCAAGCGGATGATACGTATGAGCCATTACCACATAAAAATATTGATACGGGCATGGGCTTAGAACGTATGGTTTCCATCGTTCAAAATGCACCGACGAACTTTGAAACAGATTTATTTATGCCGATCATTCATGCTGTAGAAAAATTAAGTGGACAAGTCACCTATGGTCAATCACCGCAAACAGATATTTCATTTAAAGTCATTGCAGATCATATCCGTGCATTGTCATTTGCAATCGGTGACGGTGCGTTACCTTCAAATGAAGGCCGCGGTTACGTGTTGCGTCGTTTATTACGTCGTGCGGTTATGCATGGGAAAAAACTAGGCATCAACGAAGCTTTCTTATACAAACTAGTTCCAGTAGTTGGAGACGTGATGGTTAGCTATTATCCAGAAGTCCTACAACAAAAAGAATTTATCGAAAAAGTAGTCCGTACGGAAGAAGAACGTTTCCATGAAACGATCAATGAAGGTCTAGATATTTTAAATGAATTGATCACAAAAGTGAAAGCGGCAAACGAAGCGACCTTGAATGGGAAAGAGATCTTCAAATTATATGATACGTATGGTTTCCCAGTTGAATTAACAGAAGAAGTCGCAGAAGATTCTGGCTTGAAAGTTGATCATGCTGGCTTTGAAAAAGAAATGGAAGCCCAAAGAGAACGTGCTCGTTCAGCTCGAAGTAAAGCCACGTCAATGGGTGTTCAATCTGCTGTTTTGACGGATATTAAAGTTGAAAGTACCTTTGTCGGCTATAGTAACCTAGAAGCGACAAGCAAGCTTTTGATCATTTTAAAAGATGAAGAAATCCTTAGCAAACTGTCAGAAGGGACAGCACAATTGATTTTTGCTGAAACACCTTTCTATGCAGAAATGGGTGGACAAGTTGCCGATCATGGGACGATCAAAGATGAAAAAGGTACGATCGTAGCCCACGTAGAAAACGTCTTAAAAGCACCAAACGGCCAATTTTTACACACGGTTCAAGTGACAGGGAAATTAGTTGAAGGGGCAATATATGAATTACAGGTCGATGAAAAAATGCGTAATCGTATCTTGAAAAATCATACAGCGACGCATTTACTACACCGTGCGTTGAAAGATATTTTAGGTGATCACGCCAATCAAGCAGGTTCATTAGTTGCTCCAGGACACTTACGTTTCGACTTTACTCACTTTGGTCAAGTCACACCAGAAGAATTAGTTCAAATGGAAGCAATCGTCAATGAAAAAATCTGGGAAGCTATTCCAGTTGAAACAGTCGAGACAGATATTGATACAGCAAAAAATATGGGCGCTATGGCTTTATTTGGCGAAAAATATGGAAAAGAAGTCCGAGTTGTCAATATCGGTGGTTATTCTATCGAACTTTGTGGTGGAACCCATGTAACAAATACAGAGGATATCGGTATTTTTAAAATCGTTTCTGAATCAGGGATCGGGGCAGGCGTACGCCGAATCGAAGCTGTAACGAGTAAAGAAGCGTATGAGTTAATGAATGAAGAAGAAAAACAATTAAAAACAATTGCAGGAATTGTTAAATCCCCTCGATTGAAAGAAGTTGTCTCAAAAACAGAACAATTACAACAACAATTACGTGATTTACAAAAAGAAAATGAACAACTTGCTGGAAAATTAGCAAACCAACAAGCAGGAGACATTTTCAAAGATATTAAAGAAATCAATGGTACGACATACATTGCGGCACAAGTAAATGTAAAAGATATGAACCAATTACGTCAATTGGCCGATCAATGGAAACAAAAAGAATTGTCAGATGTTTTAGTTTTAGCGACAGCGCAAGAGGACAAAGTTAGCTTGTTAGCAGCGATGTCTAAAGCAGCCAATGAAAAAGGGCTAAAAGCGGGTGACTTAATCAAAACAATCGCACCAAAAGTAGGCGGTGGCGGTGGTGGCCGTCCAGATATGGCACAAGCTGGCGGTAAAAATCCAGCTGGCATCACTGATGCGTTGAATGAAGTAGGAAACTGGTTGGCAAACTAA
- a CDS encoding phosphoserine phosphatase — MLGSLSACSTNSKEATKESDNSVTKVSSNKETDHSVLETNSWFDKNYQAINNLIKENGVNSKGYDVKNKPYAVFDWDNTTIFNDIGEATFMYQIENLQFKMTPEELEKALKMNIPKDNFKDEWNNSDGNAVNIDKVTSDIVNDYKIIDQSYDGMNGQKKLAEIKDTEEYKDFSTKIRYLYDAIGDTFSSDISYPWVTYLFTGMTADEVQELTREAIDYSLNLPIEMVTLKSPESLKSEAGQVEVNVQRGIRTIPEMQNLYKILMENGIEVYVCSASYIDVIIPFATEEKYGYEVPTDHIYAMRLVKEKDVIQTKFDTAYNQTQGDGKTKTIKKYIAEKHNNNGPILVAGDSAGDVAMLTDFDDMELGLIFNRNKSGDIGELYKKATDKESTNPNYLLQGRDENTGKLIPEQASILFGKEKATLY; from the coding sequence ATGCTTGGCTCATTATCAGCATGTAGTACAAATTCAAAAGAAGCAACAAAGGAATCCGACAACTCTGTCACTAAAGTGTCGTCAAACAAAGAAACAGATCATTCCGTTTTAGAAACAAACAGTTGGTTTGATAAAAATTATCAAGCAATAAATAACTTAATCAAAGAAAATGGAGTCAACAGTAAAGGTTACGATGTAAAGAATAAGCCGTATGCTGTTTTTGATTGGGATAATACAACGATTTTTAATGACATAGGTGAAGCAACTTTTATGTATCAAATTGAGAATCTACAATTTAAAATGACTCCAGAAGAATTAGAAAAAGCATTAAAGATGAACATTCCAAAAGATAATTTCAAGGATGAATGGAACAATTCAGATGGAAATGCTGTGAACATTGACAAAGTTACAAGTGATATTGTCAATGACTACAAAATAATAGATCAATCATACGATGGAATGAATGGACAGAAAAAACTTGCTGAGATAAAGGACACAGAAGAATATAAAGATTTTTCAACGAAAATCCGATATTTGTATGATGCAATAGGGGATACGTTTAGTTCAGATATTAGTTATCCATGGGTGACTTATCTATTCACTGGTATGACGGCAGATGAAGTACAAGAGTTGACTCGTGAAGCAATTGACTATTCACTTAATTTACCCATAGAAATGGTTACTCTAAAAAGTCCAGAATCATTAAAGAGCGAAGCAGGGCAAGTTGAAGTCAACGTGCAAAGAGGCATTCGAACAATTCCTGAAATGCAAAATTTATACAAAATCTTAATGGAAAATGGGATCGAGGTCTATGTCTGTTCCGCTTCGTACATTGATGTCATTATTCCTTTTGCTACCGAAGAAAAGTATGGTTATGAAGTGCCAACAGATCACATCTACGCTATGAGACTGGTAAAAGAGAAGGATGTTATTCAAACTAAATTTGATACGGCTTATAATCAAACTCAAGGCGACGGCAAAACAAAAACAATCAAAAAATATATTGCTGAAAAGCATAACAATAATGGACCAATTTTAGTTGCAGGGGATAGTGCAGGAGATGTGGCAATGTTGACAGATTTTGATGATATGGAGTTAGGGCTGATCTTTAATCGAAATAAATCAGGAGATATAGGCGAACTATACAAAAAAGCCACAGATAAGGAAAGTACAAATCCAAATTATTTGCTTCAAGGACGTGATGAGAATACTGGGAAGCTTATTCCAGAACAAGCGAGTATTCTTTTTGGTAAGGAAAAAGCTACATTGTATTAA
- a CDS encoding GCN5 family acetyltransferase — MHTHFGCERWHQAAAFALRYDVFVLEQGISLQDEFDELDTPERNYFVVYDQSLAVATIRYQAKDNQTIQPDRFCVRKDFRDQGIGKKLLSLLEEKALNAGYSFSVLSAEKIASEFYASLNYTINSKEYFEDGILCVEMIKNLKESLR, encoded by the coding sequence ATGCACACTCACTTTGGCTGCGAACGCTGGCATCAAGCGGCAGCATTTGCGTTACGTTATGATGTTTTTGTTTTAGAACAAGGCATTTCATTACAAGATGAATTTGATGAATTAGATACACCAGAGCGAAATTATTTTGTTGTTTATGACCAATCACTAGCTGTTGCAACGATTCGTTATCAAGCGAAAGATAATCAAACGATTCAACCAGATCGTTTTTGTGTTCGAAAAGACTTTCGTGACCAAGGAATCGGGAAAAAACTTCTTTCACTATTAGAAGAAAAAGCACTAAACGCTGGTTATTCCTTTAGTGTTCTGTCAGCAGAAAAAATCGCTTCAGAGTTTTATGCTTCATTAAATTACACAATCAACTCAAAAGAATATTTTGAGGATGGAATTCTTTGTGTGGAAATGATAAAAAATTTAAAAGAGTCCTTGAGATAA